Below is a window of Rattus norvegicus strain BN/NHsdMcwi chromosome 5, GRCr8, whole genome shotgun sequence DNA.
aaaaaaaaaaaaaaaagatggggaagaagaaTCGCTCTAGTGAGAACCAGACTGAGTGATCTGGTAAGACAGGAGATGAAGCTGCAGGAGGTAAGGAGGTAAGGTTTGGTGGCAGAGAAAAAGCTTGTTGGAAGTAAGGAGGTCAAGGAACTGAGAGGCCAGATGAGTTAGCTGTCAAGATGTCAAGAACCATAACAAATACTCTGTTAGAGAGCAAGACAAGAGGGCTGGGGATCACAACGGCCCCAGAAAGGATGGGAGAATGGCCAGGTATCTTATCTGTATCTCAAACTTAACATGTTTGAAACGGAAGCCATCTTGGCCCCCTCAAATCTGCACATCCACTGTGACTCTGGACTCACTAAATGACATTGGCATTCGGAGCTAGGGACAGCAAGTGTAACTACTTTTTTCCCCATGCTTGGTCCCCTCACTCAACCAAATCAGCAGATCTTTCTGAGTCTTGCTTTGAGCACTGTTACTTCTCTCCATGACCACTGTGCACACCCTGTCCCGTTCAGGTCATTGTTCTTTCTCAGGCCCTTACATCATCCTGCCTCAGTCCCTCCACACTGCAACCACGGgtgtcaccccccccccccatgataAACCTTTCCAGGGACTTGATCTTGTTTTTAGGATGAAGTCCAAGATCATTAACAGGGATCTGCAAAGAACACATTACACAATCTTTCCTGCCTCATTCTGGCCTCACTCCAAACACTAGCCCCTCAGCTGACTCAGCCAGCCTGGCTTTCTTTCAGCCATCAAATTTGCCCTCTGTTGATTTATAAATGGTGTCCTTCTCTATCCAAAGCCCCATACTCCAGCACTTGGCAAACTCTCCCTTTCTCCACGTATCCTTATGAGGTCCCAGGGAACCCTTTCCCGGATGCTTGGATGTCAGGTCGTCTTCTTCTGCCTCCTAGCATCCCACGCTACCCTAGACAATAGGCATTTGATACTCCTCTTTCTCCAGGATGTAAGCTGTGTGAACCCAGGGAGTGTGCTTCATTCTTCCCAGAGCCTAACATGGAGGACTTGACATACAATGAGGCCGATAATATTTGTTGACTTGAATCCAAGGAAGGGCTCAAAGGGTGGGGCATCTGCGGGTGATGACAAGGTCTGGTGCCTTGTGAGTGGGAAGCTAAGTGTCTCAGAGGACAAGAAAGTTGTGGAATAAAGAGGGCTGGGTGGAGCCCAGGTGGTCCGTGTGGCCCCAGGTCACTTGCCGAGGCAAGAAAAGAGAAGTTGCTTGGCTGTGGGCTCAATCTTCAATGAATGAGAAATGGGTGGCATGGACGGGAAAGGAAGGAGTGAAAAAGAGGAAGACGGCTGGGAAACACATGGGGATTTCTCAAGAAGGAGGACGGCTGAGTGGAGGGAAGAGCAGTAGGAGGATGCTTGACAACGTGGGAGAGACAGGATGAGACAGATCAATGGCCCCAGCCACCTCTGCAGGCCTTGGCGGGGCCAGATGATAGATGGTTCAGGACATGGGCACTCTGGAACGTGAGGGTATTATGAGAATGGTCATGTCATAGGGTGAGCTTCCAATGTGCTGGACATAACAGCATCTCCTGATGGCTTCCAGATGGGAATTGTTTGTGCTTGTGTCCTGGTCTGGACTTGGCCTCTGTCTTGGTTTTAATATTATAGGGCCATGGGGTTCTGTTGAGAGTACCTGGGCTGGGTGGTCACGTCTCTGGGCTgctgaaggttgagaaccaccctTGTCTCCTAGTGTCAGAGGTTTAGTAGGTGGCATTGTTCCTCTTACTGGGGGTACCAATTCTTATGTCCCAATGGTAGCAGCTCCTGGGGAAATGGTCTTGACTGAACCAAAGCTACCTATGACTTCCTGTTGGGTTTCCTGCCACCAGGGTCAGGTCAAACCAATGGCTTGTAGGAGTGTTCAAAGGGCCAGTATTGTATATCCAAGTGCGACTACTCTGTGGTGGCATTTATGATACCTCCTTCCAAATCTGGCAAGTTCTATGGCCCTGGGTGCATGCCTAGCCCAGCTCAGCCCCCCAGCTCCCACCTTGCTTCCCTGTTCTAGCCATCATAGATGCCAAAGCCTTGTCTCTGGCTCTGCTTCCAGGGAACTCCACCTAAGATAGATGACTCTGACCCAGTCTCCCTAATCAGCATAGAATGTAGAGGCTACCCAATGGGCTTGGAGGATTTCCCTTACCATAAGCAAGATTTTAAAGCTGGATTTAGTCAACCACAAGAAGCCAATAGAGGTAAAACCACTTTGCTGAGTTCCCAGGTGTGGCAGAGGGTTCAGATAAACAAGACACAGTTTTCCTCCAAGAGACTCACAGCCCACTTACTCATTTAGCAAACATTATTGAAGGCTGCAAACCTGGTGACTCAGCGTCCTGTCCCTTAAAGGGCTCACAGGCTGATGGGTATCACTCATGGGTACCAGCTATTCCAACTCTGGGAGAATGACAGGGGACAGAGGCCAGAGCTGGCATGCTTGGTGGTGAGGCTGTCTTTGAGGTTTGAGGCCATTTGCGGAGGAGGCAGGAATGATCGGAATGACAAAGGTCGGAGGCACATTTACAGCATCAAGGATACCTATGTGTTATCAGTACTGAACTGAGGGAGGGAGccatggagggaggggaaggccaGCAGTGCCAGTTTGGGGGCAATGGGATTAGGGGTAGGTGTGCTGAAAGAAACGTTAAGGCTGGAGGAATGGTTTCGTCACCTCCGAGGACTGAGTATTCACTCCATGCAGTTATGGAGGGTGGATCTGAGAGGCCCTGTGGAGGATTGTATGGGGTGACGGAGAAGGTTGGAGTCAGTGCCCTGAGGCGATGTGCTGGGATTGGGGGCTGCAAGAAGCCATTGGGACCTGTGGGAGTTAGAGGATCATAGGCCAGCTTCTGATCTGGACAGCTAGATATGGGCAGTGCCCTCCATAAATGGGGCAGGGTCTCTGTGAGGAGGGCAGTTTTGTGGGAGGAAGGCAAGGCCATTCAGGAATTGCTAGTCACGCTATGGAGGTACTTTCCCTGAGAGTTATCAGGGGCAGCTTGTGGACTCCGAGGCAGGTCCAGGATAGAAAGATGTTTATGAGACTgtcaagatgtgtgtgtgtgtgtgtgtgtgtgtgtgtgtgtgtgtgtgtgtgtgtgtggttgtaggACAAGGGGAGGATGAGGTTATGCAGGGAAGTGTGTTGGTGGAGGATGATGGGGTGTGGCATGTCCCCTGGACCCTTGGGAGACTCCGCCTTGCACTTGCTCTCCTGTACCATTCTCCCATCCTCAGAGGTACTCCCTGCATGGGACCTGCATTGGGTGCGTTGGGAGATCAGGGAGTGGAAAACAGACCCTGTTATACCAAGCACAATGGATGACTGGGCTTACACTCTCTGAGCACCAGATCAGGGTCTCCAccgctccctgtctccctgccttggatAATGGATAACTTGCTGCGAGCTGTGAGGCATCTGGTGTGGGTCCTGTCTTTGCTGTTCTCTCTGtcctggcgtgtgtgtgtgtgtgtgtgtgtgtgtgtgtgtgtgtgtgtgtgtgtgtgtgtgaggatggggCTCAGATGACCACTTAGCTTGGCTTTCTCCAAAAGACCCACCTGAAACACCACCCCTGGACTTCTCCACGTGTCTCCAAAGCACTTGGAGCATATTTATTAATGGGGTTGAGGTACTCTATTGACAAATATAAAATCCCCACCAGCCATCAAGTCCCTGGAGGCTCAGGATCTAGGGGCTCAAGGGTGCTTCTCATCTTCTGCTAGCTCTCGGATGAACTTCCGGAGTCCCCACAGCCATATTCCCCGCCTGACCTGCTGCTGAGAGCCACACTCCCTTCACCCATTTTCCTGGGTGGCTTCAGTGGACGGGCAGTCATCTCAGAACCCTACCTGCAGGTCATGGATACACACCTGCATCCACTGTGGCCATCCCGGCCTTTGTCAGGACGGTGCTCTCATCTTGGGGGTGACCTTTGGAGATCACATACGGTGGGCACGTATCGGGTAGCTGGTGCCTCCTGGAAGTTTTCCGGCGCCGGGGACGGAAGACCTCCATGCATCTCTTGCCCACCAGATAGGCGACCTCACTGAGGTTGAGGAGGATACAGATGGCTGCTGTGACTACCATGAAGTAGGTGAAGACCTTCTTCTCCGTGGGTCGGGAGATGTAACAGTCCACGGTGTGGGGGCAGGGCTGCACAGAGCAAGCTACCACACGGGGCATGTCGTAGTCCTTGTAAATGCAGTGGAAGATATAGAGGAATCCCGAGTCCACAGCAGCCTTGAAGATGAGACTCAGCAGGTACGTCCACCACAAGCCGCCCCTCTTCTTGCTCAGGTTGCTGTACAGGGCCGGGGCGTCGGGCCCATGTTTGAGGCGGTGTTTCCTCTCTCGCTCTTCGCGATAGGCCACATGCATGACCACTAACAGGGAAGGACAGGTGACCAGGATGAGCTGCAGGGCCCAGAGGCGCACGTGGGACACGGGAAAGAACTCGTCATAGCAGACGTTGGGGCAGCCGGGCTGCTTGGTGTTGCAGATGAAATCCTTCTGCTCgtcatcccacacctcctccgcCGCCACCACATACACCAGCACCCGGAAGATGAAGACCACCGACAGCCAGATGCGGCCCAGCGCTGTGGAGTACTTGTTCACGCCGCTCAGGATCCCCTGGAGAAATCCCCAGTTCATGTTGGCTGTGTCCTTGGTGCCTCACGTGGACGTGCGCGCACTCGTGCGCTAACCTCTCGGGGCCCCGGGAGTCACAAGGCCTGGGAGAACCTGCAGATAAATGTCTTTATAGATGACGTAAAGGGCTAAACTATTTCACAACCACCACGGGGGCCATTTGTGTCCTCATACGCAGTGATTCAGAGGTGGGACGGTCACGGTCCCCATGTCACAAGAAAGTGTGCGAAGGCTGAAAGGTGTGAGAGGTCTCCTGCCAGAGATCTCACAGTGGCAAGTAGCACTGGTGGTCTTGAACCCTGGTCTTCAGATTCCGAAAGTCAGCGTCTCTTTCCTTCTACAAAGCAACAAGCACGTGGGAGATAAATACCACATATGCCGTGCCAGCCAGCCCGTGTCTCAACCACAGTGGCCTAGAGATGGCTTGACCTCCCATTAGCTTCGGGGACTGGATGAAGGCAAGAAGGGACAGGGTAGGCAGGCCTTTACTGGGTGACAGATTAATTGAATTTTTCCTGAACCCAGCATGGGCAGGGCTCTGGGTTGGGAATGCCCACCCTGGCCCTTTGGGAGATTTCTCAGAACAACCTCCATCCTCACTCCTTTGTGGCTCTGGAACTTTCTGAGACATCCCTTTCCAAACTAAACATAGGCTCATCTGCAATCGGTGTGGCTTGGCGTCTTTCCCACCCTGCTGTGTCAGGACAGAACAGACGGACTTTCTTATTCATCTCTTTTATTGTCTTGAGATCTGGACCACAGTGGGTCCCTCTGGAATTCCAACCATttcattgatgtgtgtgtgtgtgtgtgtgtgtgtgtgtgtgtgtgtgtgtgtgtgtaaggaataagaagtatgtgtgtaggtgtgtgtttgtgtgtgtatgtggcataaagagtgtgtgtgtgcatgtgtttttgtgtatgtatatgtgtgtatttgtgtgtgcttgtgtgtatcatgtgtgaGTGTAAGGGATAAGGAGaagtctgtatgtatgtgtgtgtatgtatgtgtgtgtgtaagggataAGGaggaatatatacacacacacacatatatgtacgtATGTGCGTGTGTAAGGGAtaagaaagagtgtgtgtgtaaggcatAAAGAggagtatatatatgtatgtgtgtatgtatgtgtgtgtgtaagggataaggaggagtgtgtatgtatgtgtgtgtgtaagggataaggaggagtgtgtatgtatgtgtgtgtgtaagggataaggaggagtgtgtatgtatgtgtgtgtgtaagggataAGGAGGAgtgggcatgtatgtatgtatgtaagggATAAGGaggagtatatgtgtgtgtaagggataaggaggaatatatatatatacacacacatatatgtacgtatgtgcgtgtgtaagggataagaaagtgtgtgtgtgtaaggcataAAGAggagtatatatatgtatgtgtgtgtgtaagggataAGGAGGAGCgggcatgtatgtaagtgtgtaagGGATAAGGaggagtatatgtgtgtgtaagggataaggtatgtgtgtatttgtgtgtgtatgtgtgagcttgtgtgtactatgtgtgtgtgtaagggataaggaggagtatgtgtgtatgtgtgtgtgtatgtgtgtgtgtaaggggaaaggaggagtgtgtatgtatttatgtgtgtgtgtaagagataaggaggagtgtgtgtgtaaggggtaaggtgtacgtgtgtgtgtgtgtgtgtgataaggaggagtatatgtgtgtgtgtatgtatgtgtgtgtaagggataaggagtatgtatgtatgtgtgtgtatgtatgtgtgtgcgtgtgtaaggGATAAGGaggagtatgtatgtgtgtgtatatatgtctatgtgtttaTGTAAGGGAtaagaagctgtgtgtgtgtgtaagggataAGGaggagtgtgtatgcatgtatgtacgtgtgtaagGGATAAGGAGGAGTATGTATGTGTAAGGGATAAGAAGGTGTGTTCACGTGTGTAAGGAATGAGGAGACAGGGAATGGGTTCTAGCATGGTCTTTGCCCTGCCCCTGATCTTTACTCCCAGGTGCACCACTTCTCTGACTGCCTAATTAGTGGCTGTTGATAGTCTGATCTCTCATTTTCATACAGGCCATGTTCTGTGCACCCCCAACCTTGCTCTTCCCTGCTCCGGGGTGCTTAGGGTTTTCCATCCGAAGACCTCCTTGTACCAGCCCTGACTCAGATCCCGGCTTCTGTAGCAGCCATGTATCCCTGGGACACGTGCTGAGCCTCCTCTGTCTTCCACTGCAGGGAGCATGACCCACACCCCAGAGCCCAGGCTTCCTTGTTAGTCTGCTAGAGGCTGGAAGCCAAACTGGacgcctctgtctcctgggacgAAGCTTTTGTCAGGCTCATGCTCTCTCAGTGGATCCTGGCTAAACTGATCTGGCTAAACTTTTTCCCAGTCTCTTCTAGATTCTTCTCTGGTTGTCCGGCCTCATTTTAGTATAGCACATTTCCTTCCCCTCTGTGGAGTTTTCCTAGGACTTCTTCAGGGACCCTGCCCTCCCCTGGTCTGCCCTGTGAAACTAAGTCTCCAGCCCTAGGTTCCCCTGGGGACCTTTCCCCCCAGCTGTCTCCAGCTGTATTTGGTCCTTACCCTTCTCGGGTCCTGTGGGTCCTCGCTCTCCAGTGCCGGCTTGTCTGTCTGCCTGAGGCCCTCCTGGAGGCAGTTTTTGTTCTTACCAGCAGGGTGGAGCTTTCTGAGCCAATGAGCCAAGAGAGAGTGCTGGAGTGGGCAGGCAGGCTGCGCAGAAGGACTTCCCTGGGCACAGTGGCAGGGCAAACACCTGTGGCTCATCTCTTGGGCCCACGCCTTACTCCTCCAGCCTGTCTGGGTTTGTAGGTATGTGGGTGGGACTAGAGGGCTAGAGGCTGGAGTTTAGTGTCAAAATGCCCAGGCACAGGATGGTTGGTGCTAATGACACAGATCCTGTTCCTTTCAGCTTGTCATGTGTGTCCCTCTTCCTGTACCCTGCTTCCCGACTCTCTCTTTTGCCCTGTCCTCAGGCAACTGCTTCTGAGATCCTTAGCAGCTGGTTTTTATGGAAAGGGACACCCTTGATTGAGCCTATGACTTGTGTTACACGGCTGGGGCTATATCTATGGGGACTGGATCTTAGGCTACTCAGACTAGCCACCTGGCTTTTGAGACCACTGCCCTGCTGGACACAAGGAATGCAGGTTGGTGACATGAAAGGCTGCTCTTGGCTTGGGGCCAGGCATGTAGCCTTGTTATGTGccctgtggtcctgggttcctgTTGGAAATGGCTCTGGGGAAGCTGGAGTGTGGTCCGGCAGGGTCTACAGAGGGGTGTTGGGCTTGCATCCGGCTGGGACAGTGAAGGCTGATGTACCCCCAAGGAGGGGCCCCCTCTGCTTCATTTCACACAAGCATTTATTGAGCACTCCCTAATAGCAATGATTCACACATACGTGGCCTTTTTGGCTGGCTAACTCTGATACTGCCAGCGCGTGCCAGTGCTCACAGTGACCCCCCCACAGGCAATGCATTAACTCAGGTGAAGTTGTCCCGATACAGCCACAATTACTCCAGAATCTGGGTGTTTTCCATTACAACGCACAGCTCTCCATCCGCCAAACTCCACCATCGCTGCAGACACCACAGCCTAAACTTCCAGCTGGGGCAAAGGGCTAGCTTTGGAACAGTCCCCAGGAAAAGTTAGAGACCCCTTTTCTAGAGGAGAGGCTGACCCCTTGGCTCCAGGAAGGGTACAAAGGCCGAGATCAAAAGGGCACCTTGAATCTGTGAACACATTTATCTTTATTGAGTTCTCACCCTGGGTCACACAGGAAGGCGTTTGCTCATCTGTGCTCTCATCCACCCCCAGCCCTGTTAAGTGGCACTCAGTGTGTTTAtttaacagaaaaggaaactgaggttcagagtAGAGGGTTTCAGCGAAGACCAGTCAGCCAGGAGGGACAGTTGGATCCCAAGCTCTGGGAGTCCTCCCTTTTGTCTGCCTCCAACTCCGACTCAGCTCTTTTCCTCACCAGCTACATTCATGAGAGATTCTGGAACCTTCCAGTTCATGCCCACCCCGCCAGTCCAGTCTAGGGACCCTTCACAGAATGGTTTTCTTCACGTGGGCTCGAGGGCGATCAGGTAACAGAGGTGGGTGAGTGTCCGAGCCCAGAAAGATGAGGTCGCTTGAGAGGAAGTCCTTCTCTTTGCTGGAAGGGTTGGCCCAGTTTGGGTCATTCTTTGCGTGTGCAGTGGGCGGTCTCTTCG
It encodes the following:
- the Gjb4 gene encoding gap junction beta-4 protein encodes the protein MNWGFLQGILSGVNKYSTALGRIWLSVVFIFRVLVYVVAAEEVWDDEQKDFICNTKQPGCPNVCYDEFFPVSHVRLWALQLILVTCPSLLVVMHVAYREERERKHRLKHGPDAPALYSNLSKKRGGLWWTYLLSLIFKAAVDSGFLYIFHCIYKDYDMPRVVACSVQPCPHTVDCYISRPTEKKVFTYFMVVTAAICILLNLSEVAYLVGKRCMEVFRPRRRKTSRRHQLPDTCPPYVISKGHPQDESTVLTKAGMATVDAGVYP
- the Gjb4 gene encoding gap junction beta-4 protein isoform X1; translation: MNWGFLQGILSGVNKYSTALGRIWLSVVFIFRVLVYVVAAEEVWDDEQKDFICNTKQPGCPNVCYDEFFPVSHVRLWALQLILVTCPSLLVVMHVAYREERERKHRLKHGPDAPALYSNLSKKRGGLWWTYLLSLIFKAAVDSGFLYIFHCIYKDYDMPRVVACSVQPCPHTVDCYISRPTEKKVFTYFMVVTAAICILLNLSEVAYLVGKRCMEVFRPRRRKTSRRHQLPDTCPPYVISKGHPQDESTVLTKAGMATVDAGRSSKYRQHRARLTWDLPTDARHPRRTADPRKAGAAAPAHHMYSKRKINSH